One window of the Alphaproteobacteria bacterium genome contains the following:
- a CDS encoding helix-turn-helix domain-containing protein: MTDVTISGAKWMTRGQISKRTGCNAETIRYYERIGVIPPPKRSSAGHRRYSDNDADRVAFVLRSRELGFRLDQVRNLLSLADRGNDSCADVRAMTSAHVASIRSKINDLRRMERVLKDLVAKCEEGTVPACPIIESLYLGDDRLPPI, translated from the coding sequence ATGACAGATGTCACGATATCGGGAGCGAAGTGGATGACTCGCGGCCAAATCTCAAAGCGGACCGGCTGCAATGCCGAAACCATTCGCTACTACGAACGGATCGGCGTGATCCCACCGCCAAAGCGGTCAAGCGCGGGTCACCGCCGCTATAGCGACAATGATGCGGACCGCGTCGCGTTTGTTCTACGCAGCCGCGAACTGGGTTTTAGGCTCGATCAGGTCCGCAATCTGCTCTCGCTGGCAGATCGCGGAAACGACTCGTGCGCCGACGTGAGGGCAATGACCTCCGCTCACGTGGCTTCAATCCGCAGCAAGATAAACGACCTTCGCAGGATGGAGCGTGTGCTCAAGGACTTAGTCGCCAAGTGCGAGGAAGGCACCGTTCCTGCCTGCCCAATAATCGAGAGCCTTTACCTTGGCGACGATCGTCTTCCGCCCATCTGA
- a CDS encoding nucleotidyl transferase AbiEii/AbiGii toxin family protein → MIGKRELLDSAAILGLNPHVVEKDYALGWALAGIFAHDEIADSWVFKGGTCLKKCFFETYRFSEDLDFTLQDPAHLDEAFLQRVFAQISDWIYERSGLEFPADSQNFDIYKNPRGNLSCQGKLSYRGPISPSSGGLPRIKLDLTADERLVLPPVRIPIFHPYSDAPNGGIEVLAYAYEEAFGEKVRALAERTMPRDLYDVINLYRNTNARPSPSVLLDVLRQKCEFKGIAIPRDGALDDHKGDLEGAWESMLAHQLPALPPVPSFWDALPEFFRWLEGGEAPEIPAAYTMGRGETVIRERTFRLPLRGSAQSHLEVIRFAAANRLCIDLDYQGSTRRIEPYSLRRTQDDNIILHAWGVDRDAHRSYRVDRIEGARTTSQTFIPRYEIELTPTGPVAIPPTQRSLSSIGGGGAGTLRPTVRQARRPARRSVSSFPQGPTYIYQCGLCSKKFRRKTQSSRLNKHKAPGGLPCLGSTGYLVDTKY, encoded by the coding sequence ATGATCGGTAAACGCGAGCTTCTCGATAGCGCCGCCATACTCGGCCTGAACCCACATGTCGTGGAAAAGGACTACGCCCTGGGATGGGCGCTTGCAGGCATCTTCGCACATGACGAAATCGCCGATAGTTGGGTGTTCAAGGGCGGCACATGCCTCAAGAAGTGCTTTTTCGAAACCTACCGCTTTTCCGAGGACCTGGATTTTACGCTGCAAGATCCTGCGCATCTTGATGAGGCGTTTTTGCAGCGGGTTTTCGCCCAAATTTCCGATTGGATTTACGAGCGCAGTGGCCTTGAATTTCCTGCCGATTCTCAGAACTTTGATATCTATAAAAACCCACGGGGCAATTTAAGTTGCCAGGGAAAATTGAGCTATCGCGGACCGATATCGCCAAGCTCTGGCGGTTTACCGCGCATCAAACTAGACCTGACTGCTGACGAGCGTCTTGTCCTGCCGCCAGTTCGTATCCCGATCTTTCATCCCTACAGCGACGCACCGAACGGGGGCATCGAAGTTCTCGCCTACGCCTACGAAGAAGCCTTTGGCGAAAAGGTCCGCGCGCTCGCAGAGAGGACAATGCCGCGAGATCTCTATGATGTCATCAACCTTTACCGAAATACCAATGCGCGCCCTTCGCCGTCCGTTCTTCTCGATGTCCTGAGACAGAAATGTGAGTTCAAGGGCATCGCAATACCCCGGGACGGCGCCCTTGATGACCACAAAGGTGACCTTGAGGGCGCATGGGAATCGATGCTGGCGCATCAGCTTCCCGCATTGCCGCCCGTTCCTTCTTTCTGGGACGCTTTGCCGGAGTTTTTTCGTTGGCTAGAAGGAGGCGAGGCTCCGGAAATTCCCGCAGCCTATACGATGGGCCGCGGGGAAACCGTCATCCGAGAGCGGACGTTCCGGCTTCCTCTGAGAGGCAGTGCGCAATCGCATCTCGAAGTTATTCGTTTTGCCGCAGCCAACCGCTTGTGTATCGATCTCGACTATCAAGGTTCGACACGGCGGATTGAGCCCTATTCATTGCGGCGTACTCAGGATGACAACATTATCCTTCATGCCTGGGGCGTAGATCGCGATGCGCATCGAAGCTACCGCGTGGATCGCATTGAGGGCGCGCGCACAACCAGCCAGACTTTCATACCGCGCTATGAAATCGAGCTAACGCCGACCGGCCCAGTCGCTATCCCTCCGACGCAGAGGTCGTTGTCCTCTATCGGAGGCGGTGGCGCTGGAACGCTCCGTCCGACCGTCCGCCAAGCGCGCCGACCGGCCAGGCGATCTGTCTCATCATTCCCGCAGGGACCGACCTACATTTATCAGTGCGGTCTTTGCAGTAAGAAGTTTCGCCGCAAAACCCAATCCAGCCGCCTCAACAAACACAAAGCCCCTGGCGGGCTTCCTTGTTTAGGTAGTACGGGCTACCTCGTTGACACCAAGTACTGA